GGCCTCCACAACAGAGACTCAGTGTACTCGCCTTCACTCTTGTACAGGTCATTATTTGTGTGCTTTGGTTGACAATATCTCCTCCTTTCCCTTATAAAAATATCATGCACTATAAAGAAAAGATCATTCTTGAATGCAATTTGGGCTCAAACATAGGTTTCTGGGCTGTGCTGGGTTACATAGGAATTTTAGCAATACTATGTTTTGTTTTAGCTTTTCTGGCTAGGAAACTTCCAGATAATTTTAATGAAGCTAAATTCATCACATTCAGCATGTTAATGTTCTGTGCAGTTTGGATTACTTTTATTCCTGCTTATGTCAGTTCTCCTGGAAAATTTACTGTAGCTGTGGAGATATTTGCTATTTTAGCATCAAGCTTTGGTTTACTCTTCTGTATCTTTCTTCCAAAGTGTTACATAATCATCATGAAGCCAATGAAAAACACTAAAAAGCAAATTATTGGAAAAGTGCAAGTGCTATAAGCCAATTGTGTAAAGGTAATTGATTTTTAAGTCTAACtcataaaaacatttatcaattgatatttgtaaatgaaaaaaaaagaatattagtaataaaagaaaacttGACAACCGAGGACTGACTATCCGTGTTAAAGGTGACAATTTTTGTGTCtattaaaacttttattaaaaaataaatggtatGCAGGTACAcataaaatgaacaataaagcaggaaataaaacaacaaaacaagaacaaattaCTATATAAGAATGGCCAGGCAagacaatacaacacaacaacaacattacacTCAGCAAGAAAtgagaaatgtacagaaaatatGTAGTCTTCAGGATGTGATTACAGACAATAAAAGAAGACATTCAATATGTGAGTGAACGTGCCCCTTCTGCTACGCTGAGAATTGTCCAAGATGCTTGTGGAAATGCTATTTAATATACAAATCTACTaagcattttattaggaacacctgtacatttACTTACTGTAGGCCACTCATGTcaatcagccagtcatgtggcagcagcacaatacatACAATCATGCAGAGAACAAGGACAGAACCTTGTGCTAATGTTCATATCAGCTTTCAGAATAGATGAAATAAATTTAACTCAGTACCTTTTGCCCGGCTGCCAGGTACCTTGGATTGTTGGTGCCAGGTACGTTGTTTCAGTATTTCTATAACTTGATCTCCTGAGATACTGATGCAAAGCAGTCTACACCAGATGGTgcattaaagttaaaaaagaaaaagggtgATGAGATGTGAAAGGTCAGGAAGGACAGAAAGGCTACATTAGCTCAGATTAtcactctgtacaattgtgttgAGCAGAGAAGCATCTCAAAATGACAACATGTCAAACATTAATACAATACAAGTAAGGATGAATTCATCACTGGGGCCCTCATGACTTTGGGGACCTGGGGACCTGAATCTAATGTGTCAGAAGGAATGGGCCAAACCTGAACCACAATGGTGTAAAAACCTAATTACTTATCTAATTACCTCTCAAAGCTAAAAGTAAAATAacctacagtggtgtgaaaaagtgtttgccccttcctgatttttttattttttgatccAATGGAGGACAaagatccaaaacacaccagcaagtccacctctgaatgactgaagaaaaacaaaatgaagactttggcgTGGCCTTgccaaagtcctgacctgaatcctattgagatgctgtggcatgaccttaaaaaggcagttCATGCGCAAtgtgaattacaacaattctgcaaagatgagtggaccaaaattcctccacagtgctgtaagaGACTCagtgcaagttatcgcaaatgcttgattacagttcttgctgctaagggtgagccaaccagttattaggtttagggggcaaacactttttcacacagggccatgtacaGTAGgtctggattttgttttcccttaataataaaaaccttcatttaaaaactgcatgttgtgtttagtttgatgatttgaaacattaaaatgacaagatgcagaaaaaaaaaatcaggaaggggccaacattttttcacaccactgtatattgATAATTTGTGGTGTCTTCTGGGCTTTGCTGGTCTGCCACAGTTACTTTGATCAAAAGGTACAGGCTCTTTTTTGGTACCTTGAATAATGAAGGCTACTGTATACAatttaataaagttattatttcaatattttataaaacacattgTGCAAGAGCAAGTTGGGtctcatttacatatatttacagatATGTTATAGATTTCTGACccaggaaaacattttttttttagaaatgtcaTATACGTATATGTTTTGCGTTCTATGCATAGCCAcaataatatatgtaaaataaaatgaaaacaatatttgaagaaaaacaaaataaagcaaaacacaGGATCATCTCTGCCCCACCCCATGGTAAGACATAacccagaggaaaaaaataatattaaggCCCACCTGATTCAGGTTAGAATCGCCACACCTCCTTTGGTTGTGTTCATATAATATGAGTTGTTATTGTTTCCTTCTTTATAAATAGCACATGATTCTTCTGCTCAGTGACTCAACAGAccatacatttattattacaaactAGATGGAGTCAATCTGTACATTATTGCATATTGTAATGACAATCATTAATTTTTCCAGGGCCCAAGAAAAAACTTGTAGTGTGTATGGAGAGCTTTCATACCCACAGCTATGGAAGAATGGTGATATCATTATTGGGGGTATTTTCCCTTTCCACAGTAAATGGGAGATGACAGATTCATCCTATGCAGTCATGCCACCTACAATAAATTGCATGAGGTAAGCCATGTAAATACAGTATTATGttcaataatacaataaatgacCACCAACAGTTGGCAATACCACTGCATACGATATAAACTGAATAACGTTTCTCTATCTTTATCTGATTCTATTTAACAAGTCTGGAATTTAGAGCCTTCCAGTATTCACAGACATTAATCTTTGCAATAGAGGAGATCAATAACAGTTCATCTTTACTGCCTGGTGTCTCACTGGGCTACAAGATCTTTGATTCCTGTGGTTCTCCAGCGCAGGGAGTGAAAGTAGCAATGACACTTGCGAATGGAAATGAGAACTCAGTTTCAGATCAGATCTGCACAAAGCCTGCACAGGTTCAAGCCATAATAGGAGAGACATATTCATCAGTGTCCATGGCTATATCAAAGAGTATTGGACCTTTCAGCATGCCCTTAGTAAGTATTTATGCATTTACCTGTATAACTTTTAgacttattatattattctatatgTGAGACGTATTGTGATTATTGCTTATTTACAGCTCatgatactgtatgtgacagCATGAATGATACTGACTATTGTTCCTGATGTAACTGTGTGAATCTAATTTTAGATAAGTTACTATTCCACCTGTGAGTGTCTCAGTGATAAAAGGATATATCCTTCATTTCTGCGCACTATTCCCAGTGATTATTACCAGACCATAGCACTTGCAGAGATGGTCAAACACTTTGGCTGGACCTGGGTGGGAGCAATAAGAAGAGACGATGATTATGGAAACAGCGGGATGGCTGCATTTACTAAAATTGCAGAAGAAATGGGTATATGTTTTGAATACTCGCTTCCATTTTTCAGAACTTACTCACAAGAAAAAGTGTTAAGAATTGTTGAGCAAATTAAAAGCTCTACTTCTCGAGTGATCGTGGCATTTGTCACTCCCTGGGACCTGGAGATTTTGCTGAACGTATTTTCTGAACACAACATAACTGGATATCAGTGGGTGGGAACTGAAGGATGGATTGCTGATCCAGTGGCAGTCACGTTGGATAAGTACAACATACTACAAGGAGCCATAGGGCTAGCTATTCCCAAAACAACTGTAACAGGGCTGAAGGACTTCATTCTAGATATAAAACCACTGAAGTCAGTAGGCAGTGCTATTTTTACAAAATTCTGGGAGGCTCTGTTTACTTGTACATATAAAGGCCAGAATAATTCTGGGACTATTCCAGTGTGTACAGGTGAAGAGAAAGTGTCAGACATTgaaaacaccttcactgacatGTCTATGATGCCAATTTTCAGTAATGTGTATAAAGGAGTGTATGCCATTGCCCATACACTCCATGAACTTCTTGGCTGCAAACAAACATGTTCTACAAAGAAGCAGCCTGATCCCTTAACTGTGAGTTAACAATGTTTTTAGGTCACACTTCTTGTACTTAGTCTATAGTGCTTTGGTTGCTATAGacagaaacatttatattttaatataaaatgcatttgaaaattttcattttcaaatgcatttgatttgcatttgaattcatttcaattttacCCATCAGTTTCTACAACACCTAAAAAAGGTGCATTTCAAAACCAAGGAAGGTGAAGAGGTTTATTTTGACAAAAATGGTGATCCTCCagcaaaatatgaaataataaactggcaaaaaagtaaagaaaaccaATATGAATTTGTCACTGTCGGACTTTACGACTCTTCTGCTGGTGCTCAGCATCGTTTAACAGTAAATATGGCCTCTATTATCTGGGCACAAAATACAAATCAGGTGAGTATTTAATGACATTTGTGACTTGAATTAAGGTGTTCTtactctatataatatataaatttagtttaattatattttttgtgcccatggcttatatatatatatatatatatatatatatatatatatatataaaatgcttaAGCAATGCCCAGTGGAAACAacatttaatatgaatttaaacattTGCCTTGGTCACAGGTGCCCACATCTGTATGCAGTGAGAGCTGCCCCCCTGGCACAAGGAAAGCTGTACAGAAAGGAAAACCCATCTGCTGTTTTGACTGCATACCATGTGCTGCTGGAGAGATCAGTAATATGACAGGTACAAAAATGTCTACTCAAACTACAAAAAGAAGTTAAATATAGTATTACCTTTAAAATGTAAGAAAtcagaatatattttaaaatattgtaatgATACATATAACAGCAACAAAGTATGTGttctattatattgtgtgtttCTGACGTATTTACATgtaaaagcacttttttactctgtatctttctctctgtgacaGATGCTATTAAATGTGAACAGTGCCAGCAAGATTACTGGTCAAATGCAGACAAagataaatgtgtaaaaaaggAAATTGAATATTTGTCCTATGAAGAAACAATGGGAATTTTATTAACAGCAGTGTCTATTATTGGTGctttaatgacaataataatagcaatcatattttttaaatataaagacaCTCCTATAGTCAAGGCCAACAACTCTGAGCTGAGCTTcctgctgctcttctctctgactctgtgcttcCTCTGCTCACTTACTTTCATTGGTCGGCCCTCTCAGTGGTCCTGTATGCTGCGTCACACAGCGTTTGGGATCACCTTTGTCCTCTGTATCTCCTGTGTTCTGGGGAAAACAGTAGTTGTGTTAATGGCCTTCAGGGCTACACTTCCAGGaagtaatgtaatgaaatggtTTGGGCCTCTACAGCAGAGACTCAGTGTACTCGCCTTCACTCTCATACAGTTACTCATTTGTGTGCTTTGGCTGACAATATCTCCTCCTTTCCCTTTTAAAAACCTAATGCACTACAAAGAAAAGATTATTTTAGAATGTCATTTGGGCTCAGATTTAGGTTTCTGGGCTGTGCTGGGTTATATAGGCCTTCTGGCACTTTTATGCTTTGTTTTGGCTTTTCTGGCCCGAAAGTTACCAGATAATTTTAATGAAGctaaattcattacattcagcATGCTGATGTTTTGTGCAGTTTGGATCACATTTATTCCTGCTTATGTCAGCTCTCCTGGAAAATTCACTGTAGCTGTGGAGATATTTGCTATTTTAGCATCAAGCTTTGGTTTACTATTCTGTATCTTTCTTCCGAAGTGTTACATAATCATCATGAAGCCAGAGAAGAACACCAAGAAACAATTAATGGGAAAGGTGTCTTAACTgagataatatacagtacattatgatttattatataac
Above is a window of Tachysurus vachellii isolate PV-2020 chromosome 9, HZAU_Pvac_v1, whole genome shotgun sequence DNA encoding:
- the LOC132851710 gene encoding extracellular calcium-sensing receptor-like produces the protein MESICTLLHIVMTIINFSRAQEKTCSVYGELSYPQLWKNGDIIIGGIFPFHSKWEMTDSSYAVMPPTINCMSLEFRAFQYSQTLIFAIEEINNSSSLLPGVSLGYKIFDSCGSPAQGVKVAMTLANGNENSVSDQICTKPAQVQAIIGETYSSVSMAISKSIGPFSMPLISYYSTCECLSDKRIYPSFLRTIPSDYYQTIALAEMVKHFGWTWVGAIRRDDDYGNSGMAAFTKIAEEMGICFEYSLPFFRTYSQEKVLRIVEQIKSSTSRVIVAFVTPWDLEILLNVFSEHNITGYQWVGTEGWIADPVAVTLDKYNILQGAIGLAIPKTTVTGLKDFILDIKPLKSVGSAIFTKFWEALFTCTYKGQNNSGTIPVCTGEEKVSDIENTFTDMSMMPIFSNVYKGVYAIAHTLHELLGCKQTCSTKKQPDPLTFLQHLKKVHFKTKEGEEVYFDKNGDPPAKYEIINWQKSKENQYEFVTVGLYDSSAGAQHRLTVNMASIIWAQNTNQVPTSVCSESCPPGTRKAVQKGKPICCFDCIPCAAGEISNMTDAIKCEQCQQDYWSNADKDKCVKKEIEYLSYEETMGILLTAVSIIGALMTIIIAIIFFKYKDTPIVKANNSELSFLLLFSLTLCFLCSLTFIGRPSQWSCMLRHTAFGITFVLCISCVLGKTVVVLMAFRATLPGSNVMKWFGPLQQRLSVLAFTLIQLLICVLWLTISPPFPFKNLMHYKEKIILECHLGSDLGFWAVLGYIGLLALLCFVLAFLARKLPDNFNEAKFITFSMLMFCAVWITFIPAYVSSPGKFTVAVEIFAILASSFGLLFCIFLPKCYIIIMKPEKNTKKQLMGKVS